One window of Candidatus Nealsonbacteria bacterium CG07_land_8_20_14_0_80_39_13 genomic DNA carries:
- a CDS encoding CTP synthase, which translates to MKYIFVAGGVMSGIGKGIAVASIGKILKSKGFEVTAIKIDPYINVDAGTMNPVEHGEVFVSDDGTESDQDIGNYERFLETNLSNLDYMTTGRVYQSVINRERNLEYQGRCVEVVPDIPNEIISRIKKAGKFHKADFVLIEIGGTVGEYQNMLFLEAARMMKLKDPKDVLFIMVGFLPVPRIIEEMKTKPTQTAVRTLNAAGIQPDIILARSPFELDEPRKKKLSVFCNIAKEDVISAPDVNSIYEVPVNFEKENLGNRILKKFRMKAKKNDMGEWEKLVKTIRTVKNPIKIGIVGKYFETGEFTLTDSYISVIEAIKHSCWFSKRKPEISWLSAEKYEKFPAKLRELKEYNGIIVPGGFGSRGVEGKIKAIEFCRKNKIPFFGLCLGMQLAVIEFSRNICRLKDANSTEFSPKSEYPVIDAMPDQKAFLKEKKYGGTMRLGAYNCLLKKGTESFKAYKKENISERHRHRYELNNDFKDILAKKGMVFAGVNPERDLVEIIELKNHPFFVGVQFHPEFKSRPLNPHPLFKAFIKASGNRIVKK; encoded by the coding sequence GGTTGCATCAATCGGAAAAATTCTCAAAAGCAAAGGATTTGAAGTAACAGCTATAAAAATAGACCCCTATATCAACGTTGACGCAGGAACAATGAACCCCGTTGAACACGGGGAAGTTTTTGTATCTGACGATGGGACGGAAAGCGATCAGGATATCGGAAATTATGAAAGATTCCTTGAAACCAATTTAAGCAACCTTGATTATATGACCACCGGCAGAGTTTATCAATCAGTCATCAACAGAGAAAGAAATCTGGAATATCAAGGAAGGTGCGTAGAAGTTGTCCCGGACATTCCCAATGAAATAATTTCCCGCATAAAAAAAGCCGGTAAATTCCATAAGGCTGATTTCGTCCTGATTGAAATCGGGGGAACAGTAGGGGAATATCAAAATATGCTTTTTTTGGAAGCGGCCAGAATGATGAAGTTAAAAGACCCAAAAGATGTTCTCTTTATCATGGTCGGTTTTCTTCCTGTACCGAGAATAATCGAGGAAATGAAGACAAAACCCACTCAAACAGCCGTCCGAACGTTGAATGCGGCCGGAATACAGCCGGACATTATTCTGGCCAGATCTCCTTTTGAACTGGACGAACCGAGAAAGAAAAAATTGTCAGTCTTCTGCAACATAGCCAAGGAAGATGTTATTTCCGCCCCTGACGTCAACTCAATTTACGAAGTTCCGGTGAACTTTGAAAAAGAAAATTTGGGCAACAGGATATTGAAAAAATTCAGAATGAAAGCCAAAAAGAACGACATGGGGGAATGGGAAAAATTGGTTAAGACAATCAGAACAGTAAAAAATCCGATAAAAATCGGCATTGTCGGAAAATACTTTGAAACAGGAGAATTCACTCTGACAGACTCCTATATCTCGGTGATAGAAGCCATAAAACATAGTTGCTGGTTTTCTAAGAGAAAACCGGAAATTTCTTGGCTATCAGCGGAAAAATATGAAAAATTCCCGGCAAAATTAAGAGAATTAAAGGAATATAATGGCATAATCGTCCCGGGAGGATTCGGAAGCAGGGGAGTGGAGGGGAAAATAAAAGCGATTGAATTCTGCAGAAAAAATAAAATCCCGTTCTTCGGACTTTGCCTGGGAATGCAACTGGCTGTAATAGAATTTTCCAGAAACATCTGCAGATTAAAAGACGCAAACTCAACCGAATTCTCGCCAAAGTCAGAGTATCCTGTCATTGACGCCATGCCTGACCAAAAAGCGTTTCTGAAAGAAAAAAAATATGGAGGAACAATGAGGTTGGGGGCTTACAATTGTCTTCTGAAAAAGGGGACTGAAAGCTTCAAGGCTTACAAAAAAGAAAATATCTCTGAACGCCACAGACACAGATATGAATTAAATAACGATTTCAAAGACATTCTGGCCAAAAAGGGAATGGTCTTCGCCGGCGTAAATCCTGAAAGAGATTTAGTGGAAATCATTGAGCTGAAAAATCATCCTTTTTTCGTCGGAGTCCAATTCCATCCCGAATTCAAATCGCGGCCATTAAACCCTCATCCTCTTTTTAAGGCTTTTATTAAAGCTTCCGGAAACAGGATAGTCAAAAAATGA